The following proteins come from a genomic window of Phacochoerus africanus isolate WHEZ1 chromosome 9, ROS_Pafr_v1, whole genome shotgun sequence:
- the DEF6 gene encoding differentially expressed in FDCP 6 homolog isoform X4: MLVSERPLVLAPATLPAAATRPSLTLQVEYLLKKVLSSMSLEVGLGELEELLAQEAQAAQSSGGLSVWQFLELFNSGRCLRGVGRDTLSMAIHEVYQELIQDILKQGYLWKRGHLRRNWAERWFQLQPSCLCYFGSEDCKEKRGTIPLDAQCCVEVLPDREGKRCMFCVKTASRTYEMSASDTRQRQEWTAAIQMAIRLQAEGKTSLHKDLKQKRREQREQRERRRAAKEEEMLRLQQLQEEKERKLQELELLQEAQRQAERLLQEEEERRRSQHRELQQALEGQLREAEQARASMQAEMELKKEEAARQQQRIQELEEMQQRLQEALHLEVKARRDEEAVRLAQTRLLEEEEEKLKQLLQLKEEQERYIEQAQQEKQELQQEMELQSRSLQQAQQQLEEVRQNRQRADEDVEAAQRKLRQASTNVKHWNVQMNRLMHPIEPGDKRPTTSSSFTGFQPPLLGRRDSSLKRLTRWGSRDNRTPSPSSSEQQKSLNGGEEAPIAASTPQEDKRDPAPEN, translated from the exons ATGTTGGTGTCGGAGCGCCCCCTGGTGTTGGCACCGGCAACACTGCCTGCGGCAGCCACCAGGCCTTCCCTCACCCTCCAGGTGGAATACCTACTGAAGAAGGTGCTCAGCAGCATGAGCTTGGAGGTGGGCTTGGGGGAGCTGGAGGAGCTGCTGGCCCAGGAGGCCCAGGCAGCCCAGAGCTCCGGCGGGCTCAGCGTCTGGCAGTTCCTGGAGCTTTTCAACTCGGGCCGCTGTCTGCGAGGCGTGGGGCGGGACACCCTCAGCATGGCCATCCACGAGGTCTACCAGGAGCTCATCCAAGACATCCTGAAGCAG GGCTACCTGTGGAAGCGAGGACACCTGCGGAGGAACTGGGCAGAACGCTGGTTCCAGCTGCAGCCCAGCTGCCTTTGCTATTTTGGGAGTGAAGATTGCAAGGAGAAAAGGGGTACCATCCCATTGGATGCGCAATGCTGCGTGGAG gTGCTGCCCGACCGAGAGGGGAAGCGCTGCATGTTCTGCGTGAAGACGGCCTCCCGCACGTACGAGATGAGTGCCTCAGACACTCGCCAACGCCAGGAGTGGACGGCTG CCATCCAGATGGCGATCCGGCTGCAGGCAGAGGGGAAGACGTCGCTGCACAAGGACCTGAAGCAGAAGCGGCGCGAGCAGCGGGAGCAGCGGGAGCGGCGCCGGGCAGCCAAGGAGGAGGAGATGCTGCGGCTGCAGCAGCTACAGGAGGAGAAGGAGCGGAAGctgcaggagctggagctgctgcaggagGCGCAGCGGCAGGCGGAGCGCctgctgcaggaggaggaggagcggcGCCGCAGCCAGCACCGCGAGCTGCAGCAGGCGCTCGAGGGCCAATTGCGCGAGGCGGAGCAG GCCCGGGCCTCCATGCAGGCTGAGATGGAGCTGAAGAAGGAGGAGGCTGCCCGGCAGCAGCAGCGCatccaggagctggaggagatgCAGCAGAGGCTGCAGGAGGCCCTGCACCTGGAGGTGAAGGCCCGGCGGGACGAGGAGGCCGTGCGCCTAGCCCAGACCAG actgctggaggaggaggaagagaagctgaagcagctgctgcagctgaaGGAGGAACAGGAGCGCTACATCGAGCAGGCGCAGCAGGAGAAGCAGGAGCTGCAGCAGGAGATGGAGCTGCAGAGCCGCTCCCTGCAGCAGGCGCAGCAACAGCTGGAGGAGGTGCGGCAGAACCGGCAGAGGGCCGACGAGGACGTGGAG GCTGCCCAGCGCAAGTTGCGCCAGGCCAGTACCAATGTGAAACACTGGAATGTCCAGATGAATCGGCTCATGCATCCAATTGAACCTGGAG ACAAGCGTCCCACCACCAGCAGCTCCTTCACAGGCTTCCAGCCCCCTCTACTTGGCCGCCGCGACTCCTCCCTAAAGCGCCTGACTCGCTGGGGGTCCCGTGACAACAGGACCCCCTCACCCAGCAGCAGTGAGCAGCAGAAGTCCCTCAATGGCGGAGAAGAGGCTCCCATCGCAGCTTCCACCCCTCAGGAAGATAAACGGGACCCAGCACCAGAAAACTAA
- the DEF6 gene encoding differentially expressed in FDCP 6 homolog isoform X1 — MALRKELLKSIWYAFTALDVEKSGKVSKSQLKVDDTVYLSPVEGASGYLHPAPFVLNNVSVSFLVQVLSHNLYTVLHIPHDPVALEEHFRDDDDGPVSSQGYMPYLNKYILDKVEEGAFVKEHFDELCWTLTAKKNYQVDSNGNSMLSNQDAFRLWCLFNFLSEDKYPLIMVPDEVEYLLKKVLSSMSLEVGLGELEELLAQEAQAAQSSGGLSVWQFLELFNSGRCLRGVGRDTLSMAIHEVYQELIQDILKQGYLWKRGHLRRNWAERWFQLQPSCLCYFGSEDCKEKRGTIPLDAQCCVEVLPDREGKRCMFCVKTASRTYEMSASDTRQRQEWTAAIQMAIRLQAEGKTSLHKDLKQKRREQREQRERRRAAKEEEMLRLQQLQEEKERKLQELELLQEAQRQAERLLQEEEERRRSQHRELQQALEGQLREAEQARASMQAEMELKKEEAARQQQRIQELEEMQQRLQEALHLEVKARRDEEAVRLAQTRLLEEEEEKLKQLLQLKEEQERYIEQAQQEKQELQQEMELQSRSLQQAQQQLEEVRQNRQRADEDVEAAQRKLRQASTNVKHWNVQMNRLMHPIEPGDKRPTTSSSFTGFQPPLLGRRDSSLKRLTRWGSRDNRTPSPSSSEQQKSLNGGEEAPIAASTPQEDKRDPAPEN, encoded by the exons ATGGCCCTGCGCAAGGAGCTGCTCAAGTCCATCTGGTACGCTTTCACCGCGCTGGACGTGGAGAAGAGCGGCAAGGTCTCCAAGTCTCAGCTCAAG GTCGATGACACAGTGTACCTGTCCCCAGTTGAAGGAGCCTCAGGCTACCTCCATCCAGCTCCTTTTGTTCTAAACAACGTCTCAGTGAGCTTTCTTGTCCAG GTGCTGTCCCACAACCTGTACACGGTCCTGCACATCCCTCACGACCCCGTGGCCCTGGAGGAGCACTTCCGAGATGATGACGATGGCCCTGTGTCCAGCCAAGGATACATGCCCTACCTCAACAAGTACATCCTGGACAAG gtggaggagggggcttTCGTTAAGGAGCACTTTGATGAGCTGTGCTGGACCCTGACGGCCAAGAAGAACTACCAGGTGGACAGCAACGGGAACAGCATGCTCTCCAACCAGGATGCCTTCCGCCTCTGGTGTCTCTTCAACTTCCTGTCTGAGGACAAGTACCCTCTGATCATGGTTCCTGATGAG GTGGAATACCTACTGAAGAAGGTGCTCAGCAGCATGAGCTTGGAGGTGGGCTTGGGGGAGCTGGAGGAGCTGCTGGCCCAGGAGGCCCAGGCAGCCCAGAGCTCCGGCGGGCTCAGCGTCTGGCAGTTCCTGGAGCTTTTCAACTCGGGCCGCTGTCTGCGAGGCGTGGGGCGGGACACCCTCAGCATGGCCATCCACGAGGTCTACCAGGAGCTCATCCAAGACATCCTGAAGCAG GGCTACCTGTGGAAGCGAGGACACCTGCGGAGGAACTGGGCAGAACGCTGGTTCCAGCTGCAGCCCAGCTGCCTTTGCTATTTTGGGAGTGAAGATTGCAAGGAGAAAAGGGGTACCATCCCATTGGATGCGCAATGCTGCGTGGAG gTGCTGCCCGACCGAGAGGGGAAGCGCTGCATGTTCTGCGTGAAGACGGCCTCCCGCACGTACGAGATGAGTGCCTCAGACACTCGCCAACGCCAGGAGTGGACGGCTG CCATCCAGATGGCGATCCGGCTGCAGGCAGAGGGGAAGACGTCGCTGCACAAGGACCTGAAGCAGAAGCGGCGCGAGCAGCGGGAGCAGCGGGAGCGGCGCCGGGCAGCCAAGGAGGAGGAGATGCTGCGGCTGCAGCAGCTACAGGAGGAGAAGGAGCGGAAGctgcaggagctggagctgctgcaggagGCGCAGCGGCAGGCGGAGCGCctgctgcaggaggaggaggagcggcGCCGCAGCCAGCACCGCGAGCTGCAGCAGGCGCTCGAGGGCCAATTGCGCGAGGCGGAGCAG GCCCGGGCCTCCATGCAGGCTGAGATGGAGCTGAAGAAGGAGGAGGCTGCCCGGCAGCAGCAGCGCatccaggagctggaggagatgCAGCAGAGGCTGCAGGAGGCCCTGCACCTGGAGGTGAAGGCCCGGCGGGACGAGGAGGCCGTGCGCCTAGCCCAGACCAG actgctggaggaggaggaagagaagctgaagcagctgctgcagctgaaGGAGGAACAGGAGCGCTACATCGAGCAGGCGCAGCAGGAGAAGCAGGAGCTGCAGCAGGAGATGGAGCTGCAGAGCCGCTCCCTGCAGCAGGCGCAGCAACAGCTGGAGGAGGTGCGGCAGAACCGGCAGAGGGCCGACGAGGACGTGGAG GCTGCCCAGCGCAAGTTGCGCCAGGCCAGTACCAATGTGAAACACTGGAATGTCCAGATGAATCGGCTCATGCATCCAATTGAACCTGGAG ACAAGCGTCCCACCACCAGCAGCTCCTTCACAGGCTTCCAGCCCCCTCTACTTGGCCGCCGCGACTCCTCCCTAAAGCGCCTGACTCGCTGGGGGTCCCGTGACAACAGGACCCCCTCACCCAGCAGCAGTGAGCAGCAGAAGTCCCTCAATGGCGGAGAAGAGGCTCCCATCGCAGCTTCCACCCCTCAGGAAGATAAACGGGACCCAGCACCAGAAAACTAA
- the DEF6 gene encoding differentially expressed in FDCP 6 homolog isoform X3: protein MPYLNKYILDKVEEGAFVKEHFDELCWTLTAKKNYQVDSNGNSMLSNQDAFRLWCLFNFLSEDKYPLIMVPDEVEYLLKKVLSSMSLEVGLGELEELLAQEAQAAQSSGGLSVWQFLELFNSGRCLRGVGRDTLSMAIHEVYQELIQDILKQGYLWKRGHLRRNWAERWFQLQPSCLCYFGSEDCKEKRGTIPLDAQCCVEVLPDREGKRCMFCVKTASRTYEMSASDTRQRQEWTAAIQMAIRLQAEGKTSLHKDLKQKRREQREQRERRRAAKEEEMLRLQQLQEEKERKLQELELLQEAQRQAERLLQEEEERRRSQHRELQQALEGQLREAEQARASMQAEMELKKEEAARQQQRIQELEEMQQRLQEALHLEVKARRDEEAVRLAQTRLLEEEEEKLKQLLQLKEEQERYIEQAQQEKQELQQEMELQSRSLQQAQQQLEEVRQNRQRADEDVEAAQRKLRQASTNVKHWNVQMNRLMHPIEPGDKRPTTSSSFTGFQPPLLGRRDSSLKRLTRWGSRDNRTPSPSSSEQQKSLNGGEEAPIAASTPQEDKRDPAPEN, encoded by the exons ATGCCCTACCTCAACAAGTACATCCTGGACAAG gtggaggagggggcttTCGTTAAGGAGCACTTTGATGAGCTGTGCTGGACCCTGACGGCCAAGAAGAACTACCAGGTGGACAGCAACGGGAACAGCATGCTCTCCAACCAGGATGCCTTCCGCCTCTGGTGTCTCTTCAACTTCCTGTCTGAGGACAAGTACCCTCTGATCATGGTTCCTGATGAG GTGGAATACCTACTGAAGAAGGTGCTCAGCAGCATGAGCTTGGAGGTGGGCTTGGGGGAGCTGGAGGAGCTGCTGGCCCAGGAGGCCCAGGCAGCCCAGAGCTCCGGCGGGCTCAGCGTCTGGCAGTTCCTGGAGCTTTTCAACTCGGGCCGCTGTCTGCGAGGCGTGGGGCGGGACACCCTCAGCATGGCCATCCACGAGGTCTACCAGGAGCTCATCCAAGACATCCTGAAGCAG GGCTACCTGTGGAAGCGAGGACACCTGCGGAGGAACTGGGCAGAACGCTGGTTCCAGCTGCAGCCCAGCTGCCTTTGCTATTTTGGGAGTGAAGATTGCAAGGAGAAAAGGGGTACCATCCCATTGGATGCGCAATGCTGCGTGGAG gTGCTGCCCGACCGAGAGGGGAAGCGCTGCATGTTCTGCGTGAAGACGGCCTCCCGCACGTACGAGATGAGTGCCTCAGACACTCGCCAACGCCAGGAGTGGACGGCTG CCATCCAGATGGCGATCCGGCTGCAGGCAGAGGGGAAGACGTCGCTGCACAAGGACCTGAAGCAGAAGCGGCGCGAGCAGCGGGAGCAGCGGGAGCGGCGCCGGGCAGCCAAGGAGGAGGAGATGCTGCGGCTGCAGCAGCTACAGGAGGAGAAGGAGCGGAAGctgcaggagctggagctgctgcaggagGCGCAGCGGCAGGCGGAGCGCctgctgcaggaggaggaggagcggcGCCGCAGCCAGCACCGCGAGCTGCAGCAGGCGCTCGAGGGCCAATTGCGCGAGGCGGAGCAG GCCCGGGCCTCCATGCAGGCTGAGATGGAGCTGAAGAAGGAGGAGGCTGCCCGGCAGCAGCAGCGCatccaggagctggaggagatgCAGCAGAGGCTGCAGGAGGCCCTGCACCTGGAGGTGAAGGCCCGGCGGGACGAGGAGGCCGTGCGCCTAGCCCAGACCAG actgctggaggaggaggaagagaagctgaagcagctgctgcagctgaaGGAGGAACAGGAGCGCTACATCGAGCAGGCGCAGCAGGAGAAGCAGGAGCTGCAGCAGGAGATGGAGCTGCAGAGCCGCTCCCTGCAGCAGGCGCAGCAACAGCTGGAGGAGGTGCGGCAGAACCGGCAGAGGGCCGACGAGGACGTGGAG GCTGCCCAGCGCAAGTTGCGCCAGGCCAGTACCAATGTGAAACACTGGAATGTCCAGATGAATCGGCTCATGCATCCAATTGAACCTGGAG ACAAGCGTCCCACCACCAGCAGCTCCTTCACAGGCTTCCAGCCCCCTCTACTTGGCCGCCGCGACTCCTCCCTAAAGCGCCTGACTCGCTGGGGGTCCCGTGACAACAGGACCCCCTCACCCAGCAGCAGTGAGCAGCAGAAGTCCCTCAATGGCGGAGAAGAGGCTCCCATCGCAGCTTCCACCCCTCAGGAAGATAAACGGGACCCAGCACCAGAAAACTAA
- the DEF6 gene encoding differentially expressed in FDCP 6 homolog isoform X2 encodes MALRKELLKSIWYAFTALDVEKSGKVSKSQLKVLSHNLYTVLHIPHDPVALEEHFRDDDDGPVSSQGYMPYLNKYILDKVEEGAFVKEHFDELCWTLTAKKNYQVDSNGNSMLSNQDAFRLWCLFNFLSEDKYPLIMVPDEVEYLLKKVLSSMSLEVGLGELEELLAQEAQAAQSSGGLSVWQFLELFNSGRCLRGVGRDTLSMAIHEVYQELIQDILKQGYLWKRGHLRRNWAERWFQLQPSCLCYFGSEDCKEKRGTIPLDAQCCVEVLPDREGKRCMFCVKTASRTYEMSASDTRQRQEWTAAIQMAIRLQAEGKTSLHKDLKQKRREQREQRERRRAAKEEEMLRLQQLQEEKERKLQELELLQEAQRQAERLLQEEEERRRSQHRELQQALEGQLREAEQARASMQAEMELKKEEAARQQQRIQELEEMQQRLQEALHLEVKARRDEEAVRLAQTRLLEEEEEKLKQLLQLKEEQERYIEQAQQEKQELQQEMELQSRSLQQAQQQLEEVRQNRQRADEDVEAAQRKLRQASTNVKHWNVQMNRLMHPIEPGDKRPTTSSSFTGFQPPLLGRRDSSLKRLTRWGSRDNRTPSPSSSEQQKSLNGGEEAPIAASTPQEDKRDPAPEN; translated from the exons ATGGCCCTGCGCAAGGAGCTGCTCAAGTCCATCTGGTACGCTTTCACCGCGCTGGACGTGGAGAAGAGCGGCAAGGTCTCCAAGTCTCAGCTCAAG GTGCTGTCCCACAACCTGTACACGGTCCTGCACATCCCTCACGACCCCGTGGCCCTGGAGGAGCACTTCCGAGATGATGACGATGGCCCTGTGTCCAGCCAAGGATACATGCCCTACCTCAACAAGTACATCCTGGACAAG gtggaggagggggcttTCGTTAAGGAGCACTTTGATGAGCTGTGCTGGACCCTGACGGCCAAGAAGAACTACCAGGTGGACAGCAACGGGAACAGCATGCTCTCCAACCAGGATGCCTTCCGCCTCTGGTGTCTCTTCAACTTCCTGTCTGAGGACAAGTACCCTCTGATCATGGTTCCTGATGAG GTGGAATACCTACTGAAGAAGGTGCTCAGCAGCATGAGCTTGGAGGTGGGCTTGGGGGAGCTGGAGGAGCTGCTGGCCCAGGAGGCCCAGGCAGCCCAGAGCTCCGGCGGGCTCAGCGTCTGGCAGTTCCTGGAGCTTTTCAACTCGGGCCGCTGTCTGCGAGGCGTGGGGCGGGACACCCTCAGCATGGCCATCCACGAGGTCTACCAGGAGCTCATCCAAGACATCCTGAAGCAG GGCTACCTGTGGAAGCGAGGACACCTGCGGAGGAACTGGGCAGAACGCTGGTTCCAGCTGCAGCCCAGCTGCCTTTGCTATTTTGGGAGTGAAGATTGCAAGGAGAAAAGGGGTACCATCCCATTGGATGCGCAATGCTGCGTGGAG gTGCTGCCCGACCGAGAGGGGAAGCGCTGCATGTTCTGCGTGAAGACGGCCTCCCGCACGTACGAGATGAGTGCCTCAGACACTCGCCAACGCCAGGAGTGGACGGCTG CCATCCAGATGGCGATCCGGCTGCAGGCAGAGGGGAAGACGTCGCTGCACAAGGACCTGAAGCAGAAGCGGCGCGAGCAGCGGGAGCAGCGGGAGCGGCGCCGGGCAGCCAAGGAGGAGGAGATGCTGCGGCTGCAGCAGCTACAGGAGGAGAAGGAGCGGAAGctgcaggagctggagctgctgcaggagGCGCAGCGGCAGGCGGAGCGCctgctgcaggaggaggaggagcggcGCCGCAGCCAGCACCGCGAGCTGCAGCAGGCGCTCGAGGGCCAATTGCGCGAGGCGGAGCAG GCCCGGGCCTCCATGCAGGCTGAGATGGAGCTGAAGAAGGAGGAGGCTGCCCGGCAGCAGCAGCGCatccaggagctggaggagatgCAGCAGAGGCTGCAGGAGGCCCTGCACCTGGAGGTGAAGGCCCGGCGGGACGAGGAGGCCGTGCGCCTAGCCCAGACCAG actgctggaggaggaggaagagaagctgaagcagctgctgcagctgaaGGAGGAACAGGAGCGCTACATCGAGCAGGCGCAGCAGGAGAAGCAGGAGCTGCAGCAGGAGATGGAGCTGCAGAGCCGCTCCCTGCAGCAGGCGCAGCAACAGCTGGAGGAGGTGCGGCAGAACCGGCAGAGGGCCGACGAGGACGTGGAG GCTGCCCAGCGCAAGTTGCGCCAGGCCAGTACCAATGTGAAACACTGGAATGTCCAGATGAATCGGCTCATGCATCCAATTGAACCTGGAG ACAAGCGTCCCACCACCAGCAGCTCCTTCACAGGCTTCCAGCCCCCTCTACTTGGCCGCCGCGACTCCTCCCTAAAGCGCCTGACTCGCTGGGGGTCCCGTGACAACAGGACCCCCTCACCCAGCAGCAGTGAGCAGCAGAAGTCCCTCAATGGCGGAGAAGAGGCTCCCATCGCAGCTTCCACCCCTCAGGAAGATAAACGGGACCCAGCACCAGAAAACTAA